A single window of Stigmatopora nigra isolate UIUO_SnigA chromosome 22, RoL_Snig_1.1, whole genome shotgun sequence DNA harbors:
- the LOC144215708 gene encoding ABC-type oligopeptide transporter ABCB9-like gives MGITINVSVTISYILLDIIITTVLFISGTHWNIFVEESVKFSILKSTLDIWATVLIRASLLLGASIGVCLNVEEGPPRVAKLTTLVLLVCQSIITYTLAKLLMLSELEPLSHRPWSLSLICWTCFSSLGLVVSWWLLGLENSTSPSGDSHDNEHLIKRDCEEGEDSADYGEKESPCEKETKSTTTGATLGRLLSYTKKDGGLLTVAVLFLVISAVCEAFIPYYYGKAIDNIVVHQSMEYFAKPAITLAVLAFTSSIAVGVRGGVFTLTFARLNLRFRNHLFRTLMKQDIGFFDENHTGDITSRLSADTTQVSDLISQNINVLLRSTIKAVGFLIFMFGMSWKLTLVNMMGLPFIALISEYYGNYYKKLTKEVQTTLARANKVAEETISSMKTVRSFANEDREADSYYEKLIVMYHLNKKQALAYACYMWSSCISELALEVTILTYGGHLVVTGQMESSQLLSFFIYMLEMGECLANIASVYSGLMQGVGAAEKVFEYLDRKPEHPIDGTETLETFSGLVEFQDITFSYPTRPEIEILKGVSFTLKPGEVTALVGPSGSGKSSCVNLLENFYLPQQGHVLLDGKPVNTFKHEDLHSQVALVGQEPVLFARTIEENITYGLTDVPVDAVAQSAMKANAHDFITALPHGYLTSVGEKGAQLSGGQKQRVAIARALVRHPRVLILDEATSALDAESEHIVQQALNNIMKEHTVLVVAHRLSTVERANSIIVIDKGRVAEQGSHAQLMASGGLYYKLVQRQVLGIETGDEVLNLPDNSSWNPDGGHQRSRHSSSASEEGYNPRY, from the exons ATGGGTATCACAATTAACGTGAGTGTCActatttcatacattttacTGGATATCATCATCACCACAGTGTTATTTATAAGTGGGACACATTGGAACATCTTTGTGGAGGAAAGCGTGAAGTTCAGCATTCTGAAGTCCACCTTGGATATTTGGGCGACCGTCCTTATTCGAGCTTCCCTTCTCCTCGGTGCCTCCATTGGAGTATGTTTGAATGTAGAAGAGGGTCCACCCAGGGTAGCTAAACTCACCACCCTTGTCCTATTAGTCTGCCAGTCCATTATAACGTATACTTTGGCCAAACTGTTGATGCTGAGTGAACTTGAACCCCTATCTCATCGTCCCTGGTCCTTAAGTCTGATTTGCTGGACCTGTTTCTCCTCACTGGGACTTGTAGTGTCGTGGTGGTTACTCGGGTTGGAAAATAGCACGAGTCCATCGGGTGATTCTCATGACAATGAGCACTTGATTAAACGTGATTGTGAAGAAGGAGAAGATAGTGCAGATTACGGTGAAAAGGAGAGCCCATGTGAAAAGGAAACAAAGTCCACCACCACAGGAGCTACACTAGGGCGTCTGCTGAGCTACACCAAAAAAGATGGTGGACTGTTAACTGTCGCTGTTTTATTCCTTGTCATCTCTGCTGTGT GTGAAGCATTCATACCTTACTACTATGGGAAGGCCATAGATAACATAGTGGTTCACCAGAGTATGGAATACTTTGCTAAACCTGCCATCACACTTGCAGTCCTGGCCTTCACCAG TTCAATTGCAGTTGGAGTGCGTGGAGGAGTATTCACGCTGACATTTGCACGATTGAATCTTCGGTTCAGGAATCACCTCTTCAGAACCCTAATGAAGCAGGATATtggcttttttgatgaaaaCCACACAG GTGACATCACTTCTCGCCTGTCAGCTGACACAACCCAAGTGAGTGACCTCATCTCCCAGAACATTAACGTGCTCTTGAGGAGCACCATCAAGGCTGTTGGCTTTCTTATATTCATGTTTGGAATGTCCTGGAAACTAACATTAGTGAACATGATGGGACTTCCCTTTATTGCCCTTATTTCAGAGTATTATGGCAATTACTACAAG aAACTCACTAAAGAGGTGCAAACAACTCTTGCAAGGGCGAACAAAGTGGCAGAAGAAACCATTTCTTCCATGAAGACGGTGAGAAGTTTTGCCAATGAGGATCGAGAGGCTGACTCGTACTACGAAAAACTCATTGTCATGTACCATCTGAACAAGAAACAAGCCCTGGCATATGCTTGCTATATGTGGTCTAGTTGT ATTTCTGAGCTTGCTCTAGAGGTCACCATCCTCACCTACGGTGGCCACTTGGTGGTTACCGGTCAGATGGAAAGCAGCCAGTTGTTATCATTTTTCATATACATGCTTGAAATGGGCGAATGTTTAGCG aacatTGCATCAGTTTACTCAGGCCTTATGCAGGGTGTTGGAGCTGCTGAAAAGGTCTTTGAGTACTTGGACAGAAAACCTGAACATCCAATAGATGGGACAGAAACTCTGGAGACGTTCAGTGGTCTGGTGGAGTTTCAAGATATCACATTTTCTTACCCTACTCGGCCAGAAATTGAAATTCTTAAG GGAGTATCATTCACACTTAAACCTGGTGAAGTGACTGCTCTGGTGGGACCTTCAGGGAGTGGAAAGAGCTCCTGTGTCAACCTATTGGAAAATTTCTATCTTCCCCAGCAGGGTCATGTCCTGCTGGATGGAAAGCCTGTGAACACCTTCAAGCATGAAGACCTTCATTCTCAG GTGGCGCTTGTGGGCCAAGAACCGGTGCTTTTCGCCCGAACCATTGAGGAGAACATCACTTACGGTCTCACGGATGTCCCCGTGGATGCTGTCGCACAGTCGGCAATGAAAGCGAACGCTCATGATTTTATCACCGCTCTCCCTCATGGCTATCTCACAA GTGTTGGAGAAAAAGGTGCACAATTATCAGgtggacaaaaacaaagagtGGCTATTGCAAGAGCTCTTGTCCGACATCCTCGCGTTCTCATACTGGATGAGGCGACCAGTGCTTTGGATGCTGAGAGTGAACACATT GTTCAGCAAGCTCTAAACAACATCATGAAGGAGCACACTGTGTTAGTGGTTGCCCATCGGCTCAGCACTGTGGAGAGGGCAAACAGCATCATAGTGATTGATAAAGGCCGTGTAGCTGAACAGGGATCTCACGCTCAGCTGATGGCCAGCGGGGGGCTGTACTACAAATTGGTCCAGCGACAAGTTCTAGGCATTGAGACTGGGGATGAAGTACTAAACCTTCCAGATAATTCCTCCTGGAACCCTGATGGAGGACACCAACGAAGCAGACATAGCAGTAGTGCTAGTGAGGAAGGGTATAATCCTcgctattaa
- the LOC144215709 gene encoding gypsy retrotransposon integrase-like protein 1 gives MFSDVCFLSRCQKDFAEMLSVDALQVAEEEVVDSSSNKLGDIYTFVAKGCFPQSMNTLRKKNLKRYAQKFIIDDGKLYYVGPKKDEKREVVIEAERKRQIFLDCHFNDIGHHLGQKKTVHRIQSKYYWLGIIKDVVDWIKVCETCQHAERNKNLARTVRPIKVDAPWDIVGIDIIGPFPETQQRNTHAIVLIDYFSKWPEAFPVQKTDAVSVARCISKCMSRFGAPKTIVCTQSPVFCDEVTNLLSNRWGILQKVSPLAQPQLNPLHDCTGPLLKEAVKQMVTEKQTDWDDFLDPVLFLFRTSINPTTKFSPYCLMFNRKVNTLNQAIHDPLGYDEEEQDVYPVKEKASTYMTIMQEQQNTVKQLVIANMKAAYKQEQKSMKRKAPNNSSMTFKTTKPFICAGDPSSSKKIKEEGIYLSLPVETVLATEQSSSVVIKNELTYHLEESDVH, from the exons ATGTTTtctgatgtttgttttttatcccGTTGTCAAAAAGACTTTGCTGAAATGTTAAGTGTGGACGCTTTGCAGGTAGCAGAAGAGGAGGTGGTTGACTCCAGCTCCAATAAACTCGGCGACATTTACACTTTTGTAGCCAAGGGATGCTTTCCTCAGTCTATGAATACCTTAAGGAAGAAGAATCTCAAAAGATATGCACAGAAATTCATCATCGATG ATGGAAAACTCTACTATGTGGGACCAAAAAAAGACGAAAAGAGGGAGGTTGTCATTGAGGCGGAAAGAAAGAGACAAATTTTTCTCGACTGTCATTTTAATGACATCGGACATCATTTAGGTCAGAAGAAGACCGTCCACCGAATTCAGAGCAAATACTACTGGCTGGGCATCATCAAGGATGTGGTGGACTGG ATTAAAGTATGTGAAACATGTCAACATGCAGAGAGGAATAAAAATCTGGCAAGAACAGTGCGACCCATCAAAGTGGATGCTCCATGGGATATAGTGGGAATTGACATCATAG GGCCTTTCCCAGAGACCCAGCAACGCAACACACATGCTATAGTTCTCATCGATTACTTTAGTAAATGGCCCGAGGCATTTCCGGTGCAGAAGACGGATGCTGTATCCGTAGCAAGGTGTATTTCCAAATGTATGTCCAG GTTTGGTGCCCCCAAAACAATTGTGTGCACACAGAGCCCAGTCTTCTGTGATGAG GTTACAAATCTGCTGAGCAACAGATGGGGCATCTTGCAGAAAGTCTCTCCCTTAGCTCAGCCTCAGCTTAACCCACTACACGATTGCACCGGTCCATTGCTGAAGGAGGCCGTAAAGCAGATGGTGACGGAAAAGCAGACAGACTGGGATGATTTTCTGGACCCTGTACTGTTCCTTTTTAGAACATCCATAAACCCCACCACCAAGTTCTCTCCTTATTGTCTCATGTTTAACCGGAAAGTCAACACTTTAAACCAG gccaTACATGACCCACTTGGATATGATGAGGAGGAGCAGGATGTGTATCCTGTGAAAGAAAAGGCTTCTACTTACATGACCATAATGCAGGAACAGCAGAACACAGTAAAGCAGCTG GTGATTGCCAACATGAAAGCAGCCTACAAACAGGAACAAAAGAGCATGAAGAGAAAAGCACCCAACAATTCCTCAATgacttttaaaacaacaaagccATTCATTTGCGCGGGAGATCCCTCTTcctctaaaaaaattaaagaagagGGTATATATTTATCTTTGCCTGTGGAGACGGTGCTGGCTACGGAGCAAAGCAGCTCAGTggttataaaaaatgaattaacataTCATTTGGAAGAATCTGATGTCCACTGA
- the LOC144215710 gene encoding 2-oxoglutarate and iron-dependent oxygenase domain-containing protein 2-like, which produces MSIFMRNETTMAYEGNSQFYICSCFMTDNMFLEEYKLHVRFKSEKQFREDYETILKRLGCVTEEEFNDIFKKVSQEVDRRIRLSLTSADRIAVIKKTYQPLHPHVYNLQETFLAPEFKNLVNYCQSHNITIQNLSAMLEEEKTPRVYRFPVFNKSFCEALMDELEHFERSAAPKGRPNTMNNYGILLNELGFDESFITPLREKYLHPLTSLLYPDCGGQCLDSHKAFVVKYDIKEDLDLSYHYDNAEVTLNVSLGKDFTDGNLYFGAMRQVPLSETECSEIEHRVGEGLLHRGQHMHGALPISSGQRWNLIIWMRSSKERNQLCPMCNTKPALMEGEGFADGFTKHSSPLVDAKCVLT; this is translated from the exons ATGAGTATTTTTATGCGCAATGAGACCACTATGGCATACGAGGGAAATTCGCAGTTTTATATCTGTAGTTGTTTCATGACAGATAACATGTTCCTCGAGGAATACAAGCTTCACGTTCGCTTTAAGAGCGAGAAGCAGTTCAGAGAAGACTATGAAACA ATCCTGAAGAGACTTGGCTGCGTCACGGAGGAAGAGTTTAATGATATCTTCAAAAAG gtTTCCCAGGAAGTGGACAGACGAATACGTCTTTCTTTGACATCGGCTGACAGAATTGCAGTTATAAAAAAGACATACCAACCTCTTCATCCTCATGTCTACAATCTGCAG GAGACATTCCTTGCACCAGAATTCAAGAATTTGGTCAATTACTGTCAGAGTCACAACATCACAATTCAAAATCTTTCTGCCAtgttggaagaagaaaaaa CACCCAGAGTTTATCGCTTTCCAGTCTTTAACAAGAGCTTCTGCGAGGCGCTGATGGATGAACTTGAGCACTTTGAGCGTTCTGCAGCACCAAAAGGTCGACCTAACACAATGAACAACTATGGG ATCCTCCTCAATGAACTTGGTTTTGATGAGAGCTTCATCACGCCTCTTCGTGAGAAGTACCTCCACCCACTCACATCTTTGCTCTATCCAGACTGTGGAGGGCAGTGTCTGGACAGTCACAAGGCCTTTGTTGTCAAATATGACATAAAAGAAGACCTGGACTTGAGCTACCATTACGATAACGCTGAGGTCACACTCAACGTTTCCTTGGGAAAAGATTTCACGGACGGAAACCTTTACTTTGGCGCTATGAGACAG GTGCCTTTAAGTGAGACTGAATGTTCAGAGATTGAGCACAGAGTGGGGGAGGGCCTTCTCCACAGGGGTCAACACATGCACGGGGCCCTTCCCATTTCTTCCGGCCAACGATGGAACCTCATCATCTGGATGCGATCTTCCAAGGAGCGCAATCAACTTTGCCCCATGTGCAACACGAAGCCAGCACTCATGGAAGGGGAAGGTTTTGCGGACGGATTCACAAAACACTCCAGTCCACTCGTCGATGCCAAATGTGTGCTCACCTGA